From Pogoniulus pusillus isolate bPogPus1 chromosome 17, bPogPus1.pri, whole genome shotgun sequence, the proteins below share one genomic window:
- the DAPK2 gene encoding death-associated protein kinase 2 isoform X2 produces MKSPSMALFKEQKVEDVYEIGEELGSGQFAIVKKCREKSTGMEYAAKFIKKRQSRASRRGVRREEIEREVTILQQILHANIIKLHDIYENKTDVVLILELVSGGELFDFLAQKESLSEEEATRFIKQILDGVNYLHSKKIAHFDLKPENIMLLDKNIPIPHIKLIDFGLAHKIEDGVEFKNIFGTPEFVAPEIVNYEPLGLAADMWSIGVITYILLSGASPFLGETKQETLANITAVNYEFDEEFFSNTSDLAKDFIRKLLVKDTRKRLTIQEALCHPWITPVDKQQALVRQSSVVNMENFRRQYARRRWKLSYRIVSLCNQLSRSLVKKVLIQDESLVGTLLTQEEEKDQFCCAAFFAVLMWMRSPDENGFVGNQVAPWHHLCVSNAALSCVTVANVGQ; encoded by the exons ATGAAAAGTCCAAGCATGGCCTTGTTCAAGGAACAGAAGGTGGAGGATGTTTATGAAATTGGGGAAGAGCTAGGAAG TGGCCAGTTTGCTATAGTGAAGAAATGTCGTGAGAAAAGCACTGGTATGGAGTATGCTGCTAAGTTCATTAAAAAACGTCAGAGCCGAGCGAGCCGGCGTGGAGTGAGACGGGAGGAAATTGAACGGGAGGTTACTATTCTGCAGCAGATCCTACATGCCAACATCATCAAGTTGCATGACATCTATGAGAACAAGACTGATGTGGTCCTCATCCTTGAGCT GGTTTCTGGAGGAGAACTTTTTGATTTCCTTGCACAGAAGGAGTCCTTGAGTGAAGAGGAAGCAACCAGATTCATTAAGCAGATTTTGGATGGTGTGAATTACCTTCACTCTAAGAAGATTGCTCACTTTGATTTAAAG cCTGAAAACATTATGCTTCTAGACAAGAATATTCCTATTCCACACATCAAACTCATTGACTTTGGCTTGGCTCACAAGATAGAAGACGGAGTTgaatttaaaaacatttttggCACTCCAGAATTTGTGG CTCCAGAAATAGTAAACTATGAACCTCTTGGATTAGCTGCAGATATGTG GAGCATAGGAGTCATCACCTACATACT GCTTAGTGGTGCATCGCCTTTCCTTGGAGAAACTAAACAAGAAACACTTGCCAACATCACAGCTGTGAATTATGAATTTGATGAAGAATTTTTCAGCAATACCAGTGATCTGGCCAAAGATTTTATTCGGAAGCTCCTGGTGAAAGATACACG GAAAAGGCTGACAATTCAGGAAGCGCTCTGCCATCCATGGATAACG CCAGTGGACAAGCAACAGGCTTTGGTTCGGCAGTCGTCTGTTGTTAACATGGAGAACTTCAGAAGGCAGTATGCTAGAAGGCGATGGAAG CTTTCCTACCGTATTGTCTCGTTGTGCAACCAGTTGTCTCGTTCGCTGGTGAAAAAGGTCCTAATTCAAGATGAAAGTTTGGTAGGTACACTTCTCAcacaggaagaagagaaggaccAGTTCTGCTGTGCAGCATTTTTTGCTGTACTCATGTGGATGCGTAGCCCAGATGAAAATGGTTTTGTGGGAAACCAAGTGGCACCCTGGCATCACTTGTGTGTCTCTAATGCTGCTCTAAGTTGTGTAACTGTGGCAAATGTTGGGCAATAA
- the DAPK2 gene encoding death-associated protein kinase 2 isoform X3, with protein MKSPSMALFKEQKVEDVYEIGEELGSGQFAIVKKCREKSTGMEYAAKFIKKRQSRASRRGVRREEIEREVTILQQILHANIIKLHDIYENKTDVVLILELVSGGELFDFLAQKESLSEEEATRFIKQILDGVNYLHSKKIAHFDLKPENIMLLDKNIPIPHIKLIDFGLAHKIEDGVEFKNIFGTPEFVAPEIVNYEPLGLAADMWSIGVITYILLSGASPFLGETKQETLANITAVNYEFDEEFFSNTSDLAKDFIRKLLVKDTRKRLTIQEALCHPWITPVDKQQALVRQSSVVNMENFRRQYARRRWKLSYRIVSLCNQLSRSLVKKVLIQDESLRNCESESEDFPQRKATHQRRSSIS; from the exons ATGAAAAGTCCAAGCATGGCCTTGTTCAAGGAACAGAAGGTGGAGGATGTTTATGAAATTGGGGAAGAGCTAGGAAG TGGCCAGTTTGCTATAGTGAAGAAATGTCGTGAGAAAAGCACTGGTATGGAGTATGCTGCTAAGTTCATTAAAAAACGTCAGAGCCGAGCGAGCCGGCGTGGAGTGAGACGGGAGGAAATTGAACGGGAGGTTACTATTCTGCAGCAGATCCTACATGCCAACATCATCAAGTTGCATGACATCTATGAGAACAAGACTGATGTGGTCCTCATCCTTGAGCT GGTTTCTGGAGGAGAACTTTTTGATTTCCTTGCACAGAAGGAGTCCTTGAGTGAAGAGGAAGCAACCAGATTCATTAAGCAGATTTTGGATGGTGTGAATTACCTTCACTCTAAGAAGATTGCTCACTTTGATTTAAAG cCTGAAAACATTATGCTTCTAGACAAGAATATTCCTATTCCACACATCAAACTCATTGACTTTGGCTTGGCTCACAAGATAGAAGACGGAGTTgaatttaaaaacatttttggCACTCCAGAATTTGTGG CTCCAGAAATAGTAAACTATGAACCTCTTGGATTAGCTGCAGATATGTG GAGCATAGGAGTCATCACCTACATACT GCTTAGTGGTGCATCGCCTTTCCTTGGAGAAACTAAACAAGAAACACTTGCCAACATCACAGCTGTGAATTATGAATTTGATGAAGAATTTTTCAGCAATACCAGTGATCTGGCCAAAGATTTTATTCGGAAGCTCCTGGTGAAAGATACACG GAAAAGGCTGACAATTCAGGAAGCGCTCTGCCATCCATGGATAACG CCAGTGGACAAGCAACAGGCTTTGGTTCGGCAGTCGTCTGTTGTTAACATGGAGAACTTCAGAAGGCAGTATGCTAGAAGGCGATGGAAG CTTTCCTACCGTATTGTCTCGTTGTGCAACCAGTTGTCTCGTTCGCTGGTGAAAAAGGTCCTAATTCAAGATGAAAGTTTG AGAAACTGTGAAAGCGAGAGTGAAGACTTTCCACAAAGAAAAGCCACTCatcagaggagaagcagcataTCATGA
- the DAPK2 gene encoding death-associated protein kinase 2 isoform X1, translating into MKSPSMALFKEQKVEDVYEIGEELGSGQFAIVKKCREKSTGMEYAAKFIKKRQSRASRRGVRREEIEREVTILQQILHANIIKLHDIYENKTDVVLILELVSGGELFDFLAQKESLSEEEATRFIKQILDGVNYLHSKKIAHFDLKPENIMLLDKNIPIPHIKLIDFGLAHKIEDGVEFKNIFGTPEFVAPEIVNYEPLGLAADMWSIGVITYILLSGASPFLGETKQETLANITAVNYEFDEEFFSNTSDLAKDFIRKLLVKDTRKRLTIQEALCHPWITLKEENKVQENKKVENTQLKTKRLREYTIKCHSSMPPNNTYINFERFARVVEDISLTERGFSALAASHDSLQEDIDALLSIYNEKEAWYKEENESVRHKLSQLKYEFRKIESLKRHLQDDIKTVGASLTGITGKYTELQSQYESLSQELSEELKWIQDLMGSFQLENEACVNGNFESVCNKDINESLMELLNRSRCEEFLAGFNLDVSESNQ; encoded by the exons ATGAAAAGTCCAAGCATGGCCTTGTTCAAGGAACAGAAGGTGGAGGATGTTTATGAAATTGGGGAAGAGCTAGGAAG TGGCCAGTTTGCTATAGTGAAGAAATGTCGTGAGAAAAGCACTGGTATGGAGTATGCTGCTAAGTTCATTAAAAAACGTCAGAGCCGAGCGAGCCGGCGTGGAGTGAGACGGGAGGAAATTGAACGGGAGGTTACTATTCTGCAGCAGATCCTACATGCCAACATCATCAAGTTGCATGACATCTATGAGAACAAGACTGATGTGGTCCTCATCCTTGAGCT GGTTTCTGGAGGAGAACTTTTTGATTTCCTTGCACAGAAGGAGTCCTTGAGTGAAGAGGAAGCAACCAGATTCATTAAGCAGATTTTGGATGGTGTGAATTACCTTCACTCTAAGAAGATTGCTCACTTTGATTTAAAG cCTGAAAACATTATGCTTCTAGACAAGAATATTCCTATTCCACACATCAAACTCATTGACTTTGGCTTGGCTCACAAGATAGAAGACGGAGTTgaatttaaaaacatttttggCACTCCAGAATTTGTGG CTCCAGAAATAGTAAACTATGAACCTCTTGGATTAGCTGCAGATATGTG GAGCATAGGAGTCATCACCTACATACT GCTTAGTGGTGCATCGCCTTTCCTTGGAGAAACTAAACAAGAAACACTTGCCAACATCACAGCTGTGAATTATGAATTTGATGAAGAATTTTTCAGCAATACCAGTGATCTGGCCAAAGATTTTATTCGGAAGCTCCTGGTGAAAGATACACG GAAAAGGCTGACAATTCAGGAAGCGCTCTGCCATCCATGGATAACG ctgaaagaagaaaacaaagtccAGGAAAACAAGAAGGTTGAGAACACACAGCTGAAGACAAAACGCCTGAGAGAGTACACCATAAAGTGCCATTCGAGTATGCCTCCCAATAATACCTACATCAACTTTGAGCGCTTTGCCCGTGTAGTGGAAGACATTTCACTTACAGAACGGGGTTTCAGTGCTTTGGCTGCATCCCACGATTCCTTGCAGGAGGACATTGATGCTCTGCTTTCCATTTATAATGAGAAAGAAGCTTGGTACAAAGAGGAGAATGAAAGTGTGAGGCACAAGCTGTCTCAGCTGAAGTATGAATTCCGTAAAATTGAATCCCTGAAAAGACATCTACAAGATGATATCAAGACTGTGGGTGCTAGTCTTACAGGCATAACTGGGAAatacacagagctgcagagtcaGTATGAATCTCTCAGTCAAGAACTTTCTGAGGAGCTCAAGTGGATACAGGATCTAATGGGTAGTTTTCAACTGGAAAACGAAGCTTGTGTGAATGGAAACTTTGAGTCTGTTTGTAACAAAGACATTAATGAATCGCTAATGGAGCTGTTAAATAGGTCTCGCTGTGAAGAATTCCTTGCAGGGTTTAATCTAGATGTATCAGAGTCAAATCAGTAA